CGCCGGACTCGTCAGCGAAGATCTGGATATGATTGTCTTCTCGTCTCAGACGCCTGAATATACTTATCCTACGAACGCTCTGCTGCTGCATAATCTGCTTCGCGGCAAATCCCGTACGATTACTCTCGACTCCAACGCAAATTGCGCCGGAATGGTGGCTGCGCTAGAGCAGACAAGCCGTTATATGCAGTCCAACCCCCATATTCGTTATGCTCTAATTGTAGGAAGCGACCTCAGCTCGGTGAACTGCAATCCCGAAGATGAGATCACGTCGCCCAATTTCGGGGATGCCGCGGCGGCCGTCATTTTGGAGCGTGGCTCCGAAGGGCGCGGCTTCATGGATTCCTTGTATTACACCGATTCCGGGGATTGCGAGAATATCATGTTTCCCGCGTGCGGCCTGTCCAATATTTATAATCCCGAAATGAAGCCGGAACAAATACGGATTGCCTGGAAGCCGTTCGACGGCACCTGCGTAGTCGAACCCGCAGCAGCCGATATCCAGGAAGTGATGCGGCGCAACGGACTGACCCTGGACGATATTTCGGCCTTCTGCCTGTCGCAGTTCTCACTGAAAAATATCGAGCTGATCTGCGAAAAGCTGGGCGCCGATATGAATAAATTCATTTATGTGGGCGACGAGTTCGGCTATACCGGGACAAGCAGCCCTTTTATCGCGCTGCAGCGCGGTATTGAACAGGGAAGCATCAAACGGGGCGATTACATTTTCTTCTGGTCGGTGGGAGCCGGCTGGCAGCTTCCGACGGTTCTGTTTCAGTATTAATTAAACATTTTTCAGTATAAATGGACTTCTTCGGCTATAACAAAGAACCTCCAATTCCGCCAAGGCGTCGTTGGAGGTTCTTTGTTATAGTTCAAGCATGATTAAAATGCAGCCAGCTTGGATCGGATTATTTTGCGGTAAGAGAATCAACATCGATAAACGGAGCAGCCCCGCCGGTAACGGTCGGAAGCTTCCCGTCCCATTTCTCCAGCGCTTTCTCCTGAACCTCAATCTGCTTCAATTGTACGAGCTCGGGTGTGACTTCCTGCTTCTTCAGCTTAAGCGACTGAGCTTCCGCCTGCGCCTGGGCGATCTTTTGCTTCGCCTCGATTTCGATCCGCTTCAGATCATTCTCCGCTTTCAGCGCCTGCTGCTGGGCCACCTGCTTTGCTTCAATCGACTCATTAAAAGCTTCGGAGAATTTGAAATTGACGATATTGATGTCGTTCACGATCAGATCGTATTTGGCAAGCCGAGTCGTCAAATGTCCGCTGATCTCGCCGGCGACGATGTCGCGGCGGGTAATCAGATCCTCGGCGGGATACCGGGCTGTAACTTCCTTGACGATTTCCTGGATGGCGGGATTGATAATAACCGAATCGAAGCTGCCGCCGATATTGTTCATCAGATTGTACGCCGACTCCTTGTTCACGGAATAGTTCACCGCCACATGTGTGGATACGGGCTGAAGATCCTTCGACGAAGCCGATGTATCGGTTTCCGCCTTGGTAACCTGCGTGTTGACCTGGATAATGGTTTGAATAAACGGAAGCTTAAAATGGATACCCGGCGATAAAATATTGTTGTTCAGCTTTCCGAACGTCTTGTACAGTCCCACATGGCCGTATTCTACCGTGGAAAAGGCATTCCCCCCGATCAACAGCACGATGAGCACGGCTGCGACGACGCCGATTATTCTCCTCGAACGAAACGACCTCAGCTTTGGATTGGTCTCCATATTCACAAACATTCCCCCCTAATTAATTCGGGAAGCCCTGGCCGGGATGTTGTTTCGGAGTCCAAAGTCATTCTGCCCGGATTCAGCCGGCCTTCCACTATACATTGTATACGGCGGCTCCGCAAAAAAGGTCGCAGCAAATTGGCCTGAAAAATCATTCGTCCGGGCAAGCAAGAAAAACGACGTCCCGCCAAGAGGAACGCCGTCTTTCTGTCCGTATGATATATGCTAGTGACCGTCCGTCACTCTTAGTCCCACCCGGCTTACGAGCCTGGAGCTTTCTTCATTCATGCCGATGATCGTTACTGTTTTTCCATACTGTTCATACTTGTCCATCGTCTTTGAGATGGCGTTCACCGCCGATTGATCCCAAATATGCGAATGCGAGAAATCGATGACAATTTTATCCGGATCGGTCCCATAACTGAACTCATTGATAAAATGGCTCATCGTGCCAAAGAACAGCTGTCCCGAAACGATATATGTCTTGGAGCCGCCCTCCGTTGTTGCCGTCATGCGGATCGAAGCCATCTTCCAAGCAAAAGTCAGCGCGCTCAGCAGCACGCCCAGAAGCACGCCGATTGATAAATTATGCGTGGCTACAACCGAAATCACTGTAACGAGCATGACGAGCGCATCGCTGAGCGGAACGCGGACAAGCGATTTCAGCGAGCCCCATTCAAATGTGCTTACCGACACCATGATCATGACGCCGACCAGCGCGGCCATCGGGATCTGCTTGACCACATCGCCGAGCACCAAAATCAGGAACAGCAGAAAGATGCCCGACACGAAGGTGGACAGCCGCGTACGGCCGCCGGATTTCATATTGACCATCGACTGGCCGATCATGGCGCAGCCCGCCATTCCTCCAAAGAAGCCGGTCACGATATTCGCCATCCCCTGGCCCTTGGCCTCTCGGTTCTTGTCGCTGCCGGTGCCGGTAATATCGTCAATGAGTGTAGCCGTCATTAGTGATTCGAGCAGCCCTACGACCGCAAGCGACAAGGAATACGGCAAAATAATGAGCAGCGTATCCAGCGTAAACGGCGCCTGCGGAAGATGGAACAGCGGCAAAGAAGCCGCTATATGCCCCATATCTCCTACCGTTTTGACATTAAGATGCAAAAAGATGGTCAACGCTGAAACGATAATAATCGCGATCAGAGCCGAAGGCACAGCCTTGGTCAGCCTTGGCACGGTGTATATGATAACAAGTGTCAGGGCAACGAGTATATACATGAGCGGGCCTTGTCCGCTGAAATGCGTCAGCTGCGACATAAAGATAAGAATGGCCAAGGCATTCACGAAACCGGTCATTACCGGCTGCGGCAAAAACGTAATAAAGCGCCCCAGTTTCAGCACACCCATCAGAATCTGAAAAATGCCGCAGAGAATCGTAGCCGCGAACAAATACTCGATGCCGTGGTTCAGGACAAGGGTGCCGACCAGTAGCGCCATCGCTCCCGTGGCCGCCGAAATCATACCCGGCCGTCCTCCGGCGATTGCCGTTACGATTGCAATACAAAAAGACGCGTATAAGCCCACCATTGGACTGACTCCCGCCAAAATCGAAAAAGCGATCGCCTCCGGTATGAGCGCAACGGCCACCGTCATTCCCGACAGAACGTCACTCCGGGTATTCGATAACCAGCCGTTATTCAATTTGCTTTGCTTCAATGGAAAGATTCCCTCCTGCGTTTTGGATTTGAGTGTAACAGGTCCGATGCAACGCTAATGCCGTTAATTGTACCTGATCCGCCACTGCAGCCACAATCAGACATCATCGATTTGTAAGCGTTTATTTCAAGTTTTCTCTTTCATATTCACCTGTTTTCTCCTGCATTCGAATAATTAAAAAAAGAGAGGTGTTCCAGCAGCCATTTCATGGCTTTTGGAACACCCCTTTTCCAGTTCATTGAGCACGGCAGCTCAACTTCCTGTCTTTAATCAGAACTGCTTCTCAGCCATTTCCCCACCATTCGGGACGGCGTTGTTCAGCCAACTGGAATCCATACCGGAATCCATACCGGAATCCATAATCTCGCACATAAAGTCCAGCGCTTCTTCTTCG
This region of Paenibacillus sp. URB8-2 genomic DNA includes:
- a CDS encoding prohibitin family protein, with translation METNPKLRSFRSRRIIGVVAAVLIVLLIGGNAFSTVEYGHVGLYKTFGKLNNNILSPGIHFKLPFIQTIIQVNTQVTKAETDTSASSKDLQPVSTHVAVNYSVNKESAYNLMNNIGGSFDSVIINPAIQEIVKEVTARYPAEDLITRRDIVAGEISGHLTTRLAKYDLIVNDINIVNFKFSEAFNESIEAKQVAQQQALKAENDLKRIEIEAKQKIAQAQAEAQSLKLKKQEVTPELVQLKQIEVQEKALEKWDGKLPTVTGGAAPFIDVDSLTAK
- a CDS encoding SulP family inorganic anion transporter; this encodes MKQSKLNNGWLSNTRSDVLSGMTVAVALIPEAIAFSILAGVSPMVGLYASFCIAIVTAIAGGRPGMISAATGAMALLVGTLVLNHGIEYLFAATILCGIFQILMGVLKLGRFITFLPQPVMTGFVNALAILIFMSQLTHFSGQGPLMYILVALTLVIIYTVPRLTKAVPSALIAIIIVSALTIFLHLNVKTVGDMGHIAASLPLFHLPQAPFTLDTLLIILPYSLSLAVVGLLESLMTATLIDDITGTGSDKNREAKGQGMANIVTGFFGGMAGCAMIGQSMVNMKSGGRTRLSTFVSGIFLLFLILVLGDVVKQIPMAALVGVMIMVSVSTFEWGSLKSLVRVPLSDALVMLVTVISVVATHNLSIGVLLGVLLSALTFAWKMASIRMTATTEGGSKTYIVSGQLFFGTMSHFINEFSYGTDPDKIVIDFSHSHIWDQSAVNAISKTMDKYEQYGKTVTIIGMNEESSRLVSRVGLRVTDGH
- a CDS encoding ketoacyl-ACP synthase III → MFTLEYISIRQVAYYHPEKVVHNDYYLNHFNRMGKDIARFLQVMGREQRYIAAEGENALTMGHQAARKALSDAGLVSEDLDMIVFSSQTPEYTYPTNALLLHNLLRGKSRTITLDSNANCAGMVAALEQTSRYMQSNPHIRYALIVGSDLSSVNCNPEDEITSPNFGDAAAAVILERGSEGRGFMDSLYYTDSGDCENIMFPACGLSNIYNPEMKPEQIRIAWKPFDGTCVVEPAAADIQEVMRRNGLTLDDISAFCLSQFSLKNIELICEKLGADMNKFIYVGDEFGYTGTSSPFIALQRGIEQGSIKRGDYIFFWSVGAGWQLPTVLFQY